A genomic segment from Candidatus Cloacimonas sp. encodes:
- a CDS encoding class I SAM-dependent methyltransferase, producing the protein MNYYAESTWKNYDPEQQANLRIAKLLSLFPEDVHKILDAGCGNGIITNKLVDKYQVTGLDISPAALQYVKCPTVQAPITDIPFPDRSFQTVICNEVLEHLDNSALQKAVQELKRVASKYIIISVPHREQLDKHYCKCANCGFTEHTYGHLQSFSENTLSALLVPEFSLTAQEIFGPQNRDFNPFLLYIKQHWLKQWFNPPSGTICSNCGKNEFLNKKSLFTKAINFCNNMSTKPRPYWFMGLFVRQDN; encoded by the coding sequence ATGAATTATTATGCTGAATCCACTTGGAAAAATTACGATCCTGAACAGCAAGCAAATTTAAGGATTGCCAAACTATTATCGCTTTTCCCCGAAGATGTTCATAAAATATTAGATGCAGGTTGCGGAAATGGCATTATTACCAATAAACTGGTTGATAAATATCAGGTTACTGGTTTAGATATTTCTCCTGCCGCTTTACAATATGTTAAGTGCCCTACAGTTCAGGCACCTATTACAGATATACCTTTTCCAGATAGAAGTTTTCAAACCGTTATTTGTAACGAAGTTTTAGAACACTTAGATAATTCTGCTTTGCAAAAAGCGGTGCAAGAGCTTAAACGCGTCGCAAGTAAATACATTATCATCAGTGTTCCCCATCGTGAACAATTAGATAAGCACTACTGTAAATGTGCCAATTGTGGCTTTACGGAACACACTTATGGGCATTTACAATCTTTTTCTGAAAATACTTTAAGTGCCTTATTGGTTCCTGAATTTTCTCTTACTGCCCAAGAAATCTTCGGTCCCCAAAATAGGGATTTTAATCCCTTTTTACTTTATATTAAACAACATTGGCTAAAACAATGGTTTAATCCGCCTTCAGGAACTATCTGTTCCAACTGTGGAAAAAATGAATTCTTAAATAAAAAATCTCTCTTCACGAAGGCAATTAATTTCTGTAATAATATGTCAACGAAGCCGAGACCCTATTGGTTTATGGGATTGTTTGTTCGGCAGGATAACTGA
- a CDS encoding oligosaccharide flippase family protein — MSDLPKQAGILSATEFFRLGIKTLIGIALARLITPKDLGSYRQLFLIYTTFSTLLLLGIPQSMLFFLPKTMNAEKQRILITRSLNLISVLGLLFALCLFIFRSMIARLFHNPQLENLLIIYAIYPLFLFVTQLYSSIMMGLKQPLRAAKFTIFAVLADLFLIVSAAFFTRNLTIIIWAVIVSAFLQWLYAQITLSKFKEKKVRFDFTFVKEQMNYALPLGLSSIIGMLSIQLDKFMISSFFTPEKFAIFSLGATEFPIVGILANSINSVLLPHLSSTNTTTMGELYSGAVRKNAILVFPLMALCYIFADPIIIFLYGKIYAEAAVYFRIYLFLMPLRIATFGILFQAFGKTKFIMYNSLFMLIANAVLNYILIINLGMKGAAIATVIVTWLSVIIYLIQIAKVLKLKLLDFFPLKKIARTAFVTIISLFLSFLIIWLGKQNLLFVAIGGIVFILSYLLLGRITGVILDYDIQLAQELIYDLKGKFKK; from the coding sequence ATGAGCGATCTACCAAAACAAGCAGGCATTCTTTCCGCCACTGAGTTTTTCCGTTTAGGGATTAAAACCCTGATTGGAATTGCCTTAGCCCGACTAATAACCCCCAAGGACTTAGGTAGTTACCGTCAACTCTTTTTAATTTACACTACATTCTCTACGCTTTTGCTTTTAGGAATTCCGCAAAGTATGCTGTTCTTCCTTCCCAAAACTATGAATGCGGAAAAACAAAGAATTTTGATAACGCGCAGTTTAAATTTGATCTCTGTTTTAGGACTCCTTTTTGCCTTGTGTCTGTTTATTTTCAGGAGTATGATCGCTCGCTTATTTCATAATCCCCAACTGGAAAATCTGCTAATTATCTATGCTATTTACCCCTTATTTCTATTTGTAACTCAATTATATAGCTCTATAATGATGGGTTTGAAACAACCTTTACGAGCGGCAAAATTTACTATCTTTGCAGTGCTTGCTGATTTGTTTTTAATTGTAAGCGCCGCTTTTTTTACACGCAATCTTACTATCATCATCTGGGCTGTGATTGTTTCTGCATTTCTGCAATGGCTTTATGCCCAAATTACTCTTAGCAAATTCAAAGAAAAAAAAGTTCGCTTCGATTTTACCTTTGTTAAAGAACAAATGAATTATGCTTTGCCACTTGGCTTATCTTCCATTATAGGAATGCTCAGTATCCAATTGGACAAGTTTATGATTTCCAGTTTTTTCACGCCTGAAAAGTTTGCCATTTTTTCTTTGGGAGCAACGGAATTTCCAATTGTTGGCATATTGGCTAATTCCATTAATTCCGTTTTATTACCGCATTTGAGTTCTACCAATACCACAACTATGGGAGAACTTTATAGTGGAGCTGTCCGTAAAAATGCCATTCTGGTTTTCCCTTTGATGGCTTTATGTTATATTTTTGCTGATCCGATCATTATATTTTTATACGGTAAAATCTATGCTGAAGCAGCTGTCTATTTCCGCATCTATCTATTTTTAATGCCATTACGGATTGCGACTTTTGGCATTTTATTTCAGGCATTCGGGAAAACCAAATTCATAATGTATAATTCTCTCTTTATGCTGATTGCCAACGCTGTGTTAAACTATATATTAATCATCAATTTAGGAATGAAAGGCGCAGCAATTGCAACCGTTATTGTCACTTGGCTATCGGTTATAATTTATCTTATCCAGATTGCTAAGGTCTTAAAATTAAAATTACTGGACTTTTTCCCATTGAAGAAAATAGCCAGAACTGCTTTTGTAACTATTATTTCCCTCTTTCTCAGTTTTCTGATAATATGGCTTGGCAAACAAAATCTTCTCTTTGTAGCCATCGGAGGAATTGTGTTCATTTTGAGCTATTTATTACTGGGTAGAATAACCGGAGTTATTCTGGATTATGATATCCAGCTTGCCCAAGAACTTATTTATGATTTGAAAGGGAAGTTCAAAAAATGA
- a CDS encoding family 10 glycosylhydrolase, translating into MKRAFLIVWIILIVKLNAEIRSVWIMPWDITTENNIDQIIDTAIACQQNELLVEVRYRADALFETSKGSYLYVNPEPVSYVLNTSNFDPLAYIIEKAHQNGIAVQAWIVVLNATQTEQNLIRQNYIYKNHKDWVTYDKNGNRMNNGYRYGYFIDPGVPEVQEYLLNIIGNLAAGYPDLDGIHLDYIRYPDSNLGYHPISVERYKEYCQNQEEITYNEWRIKQINNFVENAYFKIKEINPSILLTAAVFADIADANVSCAQDWQTWLNEGFIDRVYPMAYDVNYSRFAKQMDQIKLLNMDSKIVIGIRAWNDNGSSLAIERGAYYNVRDVAKKIELIRDKGFAGISLFSYSGLQIGNAWEQLAKLSYSEKSDYPFFKVTSQPINRPVKEPMCIADVRLSRLNADILLQLKIPDEGLWNWELYKDKFLLKFKRYYMKGDNIDILNVINPNLCSDLESGKYTVQLYQENSAYKFFFPVELKNSR; encoded by the coding sequence GTGAAAAGAGCATTCCTTATAGTGTGGATAATATTGATTGTAAAGCTCAATGCAGAAATTCGTTCCGTTTGGATCATGCCCTGGGATATAACAACTGAAAATAATATAGATCAGATTATAGACACAGCCATTGCTTGTCAGCAAAATGAACTGTTAGTGGAAGTTCGTTATCGAGCTGATGCCTTATTTGAGACATCCAAAGGTTCATATCTTTATGTGAATCCAGAACCGGTAAGTTATGTTTTAAATACTTCCAACTTTGATCCCTTGGCTTATATAATAGAAAAAGCGCATCAAAATGGAATCGCAGTTCAAGCATGGATTGTGGTTCTTAATGCAACTCAGACAGAGCAAAATCTAATCCGCCAAAATTATATCTATAAAAATCATAAGGATTGGGTAACTTATGATAAAAATGGCAATAGGATGAACAATGGTTATCGATACGGTTATTTTATCGATCCCGGCGTTCCAGAAGTTCAAGAATATTTGCTAAATATAATTGGAAATTTAGCTGCAGGGTATCCAGATTTGGATGGCATTCATTTAGATTATATCCGTTATCCGGATAGTAACTTAGGTTATCATCCCATTTCTGTTGAGCGCTATAAAGAATACTGTCAGAATCAGGAAGAAATAACATATAATGAATGGCGTATCAAACAAATAAACAATTTTGTAGAAAATGCCTATTTCAAAATTAAGGAAATCAATCCCTCCATATTATTGACGGCTGCTGTTTTTGCTGATATTGCCGATGCCAATGTTTCGTGTGCACAAGATTGGCAAACTTGGTTAAATGAAGGATTTATAGACAGGGTCTATCCAATGGCTTATGATGTAAACTATAGTAGATTTGCCAAGCAAATGGATCAAATAAAATTGCTAAATATGGATTCCAAAATTGTCATAGGTATTCGAGCTTGGAATGATAATGGTTCTTCTCTTGCCATAGAAAGAGGTGCATATTACAATGTCAGAGATGTAGCCAAAAAAATAGAATTGATAAGAGATAAAGGTTTTGCCGGCATATCTTTGTTCAGCTATTCAGGTTTACAAATAGGTAATGCTTGGGAGCAGCTTGCCAAGCTAAGTTATTCGGAAAAATCAGATTATCCATTTTTTAAAGTCACCTCCCAGCCCATAAATAGACCTGTTAAAGAACCTATGTGCATAGCTGATGTTCGTCTTTCCCGATTAAACGCTGATATTCTTTTACAATTGAAAATTCCTGATGAGGGTTTATGGAATTGGGAGTTGTATAAAGATAAATTCTTACTAAAATTCAAGCGTTACTATATGAAAGGCGATAATATTGATATCTTGAATGTCATCAATCCCAATCTCTGTTCCGATCTTGAATCCGGTAAATATACGGTTCAGCTTTACCAAGAAAATTCTGCTTACAAATTCTTTTTCCCCGTGGAACTTAAAAATAGCCGATGA
- the xseA gene encoding exodeoxyribonuclease VII large subunit has product MDNIIVYSVFEVTRQIRQVIESSIDPLYVMGEISNFVHHSSGHIYFNLKDENATLRCTFFKGANYNLNFRPENGMQVICYGKLTVFEKGGSYNLNILKMQESGLGLLQQKYEQLKKKLEAEGLFAAEHKKPIPKYPDRIGIVTSPTGAAMQDILNIIKRRYPVELIVYPALVQGSDAPKQIVSGIKYFNTAKNVDFIIITRGGGSQEDLFCFNDESIVRAIFDSELPIISAVGHEIDFTLADFVADLRAPTPSAAAELAVPDKKELLNLLNALKKRLDLAVQNKIDKKSKPLLELHINLEKYHPIKVWREYQQRFDMAEMALNNTLKIIPEKREKFDMRANAIMQQIRSRIDLSLSNARSNTILTWHQLNEKTINNITNKSYHLNKLNEILEQLSPQRIQSKGWIMAYKEGKLISSVQHIKKGDILNLGFVDGNVDSIVEKVEDKK; this is encoded by the coding sequence ATGGATAATATAATTGTATATAGCGTTTTTGAGGTTACCAGGCAGATTCGTCAGGTTATTGAGTCATCAATAGACCCACTTTATGTGATGGGCGAAATTTCGAATTTCGTGCATCACAGTTCTGGGCATATCTATTTTAATTTGAAGGATGAAAATGCTACTCTCCGCTGCACTTTTTTTAAAGGTGCCAATTATAATTTAAATTTTCGTCCGGAAAACGGAATGCAGGTAATATGTTACGGTAAATTAACCGTCTTTGAAAAGGGGGGATCCTATAACCTGAACATATTAAAAATGCAAGAATCCGGGTTAGGATTATTACAACAGAAATATGAACAATTAAAGAAGAAACTGGAAGCAGAAGGTCTTTTTGCCGCTGAACATAAAAAGCCCATCCCAAAATATCCTGATCGCATTGGAATTGTTACTTCTCCAACCGGAGCGGCAATGCAGGATATCTTAAACATCATAAAAAGGCGCTATCCAGTTGAATTGATAGTTTATCCAGCATTAGTTCAAGGATCTGATGCACCTAAACAAATAGTAAGTGGAATCAAGTATTTCAATACTGCAAAAAATGTAGATTTTATCATTATAACCAGAGGCGGCGGGTCTCAGGAAGACCTTTTTTGTTTTAATGATGAATCAATTGTTAGAGCTATATTCGATTCCGAGTTACCTATAATTTCGGCTGTAGGACATGAAATTGATTTTACTTTAGCTGATTTTGTTGCCGATTTAAGAGCTCCAACTCCTTCCGCAGCCGCAGAATTGGCAGTTCCTGATAAAAAAGAACTGCTAAACCTTTTGAATGCCTTAAAAAAACGCTTGGATTTAGCCGTTCAGAACAAAATTGATAAAAAAAGTAAACCTTTGCTGGAATTGCACATTAACCTGGAAAAATACCATCCCATCAAGGTCTGGAGAGAATATCAACAGCGTTTTGATATGGCAGAAATGGCTTTAAACAACACTCTGAAAATAATTCCAGAAAAACGAGAGAAATTTGATATGAGGGCGAATGCGATTATGCAACAAATTAGAAGCAGAATTGATCTTTCGCTTTCAAATGCAAGAAGCAATACAATTTTAACCTGGCACCAACTTAACGAAAAAACAATTAACAATATTACGAACAAAAGCTACCATCTGAACAAATTAAACGAAATTTTGGAACAGCTTTCTCCGCAACGCATACAAAGCAAAGGTTGGATTATGGCTTATAAAGAAGGTAAGTTAATCAGTTCGGTTCAGCATATCAAAAAAGGAGATATTTTAAATCTGGGTTTTGTAGATGGCAATGTTGATTCTATTGTTGAAAAGGTGGAAGATAAAAAGTGA
- a CDS encoding nitroreductase family protein encodes MISDIVYRNRSYRRFYESKRITLEMLLSIMETARFIPSAANLQKIRYYLIYDQEKCNQIFPDLKWASYLKNWNGPEPGERPSAYIIILAPINSSNMVYIDAGIAAQTILLCAVEKCLGGCILGSVDRKKVQHTFSLPENMEIILVIALGYPSEKVIIEDVTEPKKIEYWRDEQDVHHIPKRKLSELIINY; translated from the coding sequence ATGATATCAGACATTGTTTATCGAAATCGAAGTTATAGACGCTTTTATGAATCTAAAAGAATAACTCTCGAAATGCTTCTGAGTATTATGGAAACGGCAAGATTTATCCCCAGTGCAGCTAATTTGCAAAAAATTCGCTATTACCTCATCTATGATCAAGAAAAATGTAACCAGATTTTTCCTGATTTGAAATGGGCAAGTTATTTAAAAAATTGGAATGGACCCGAACCTGGGGAAAGACCTTCTGCCTATATAATCATATTGGCGCCCATTAACAGTTCGAATATGGTTTATATTGATGCAGGCATTGCAGCTCAGACAATTCTTTTATGCGCAGTGGAAAAGTGCTTGGGTGGATGTATTTTAGGTTCGGTGGATCGCAAGAAAGTTCAGCACACTTTTTCACTTCCCGAAAATATGGAAATCATACTGGTTATAGCTCTCGGTTATCCATCTGAAAAAGTTATAATAGAAGATGTTACAGAACCGAAGAAAATTGAATATTGGCGAGATGAACAAGATGTCCATCATATACCTAAACGCAAATTGAGTGAACTTATAATAAACTACTAA
- a CDS encoding ABC-F family ATP-binding cassette domain-containing protein: MKEVLLTLDNVSYQYGDKTILQDVSFGIHSSEKIGIVGINGSGKTTLLNIISGYIKPSTGSVTLRRELKIGFLEQNPTFIPELSVLQHTMPSQGEIKDEYHYKAILNRLGITDYTQKTGILSGGQRRKVDLARVLSLEPDLLILDEPTNHLDLDTIELLQNYLATTNITVIFVTHDRYFLDAVSTKIIEIEKTKLFFYEGNYSSYISGKMLRATDNQRKETRRNAQLKKELDWLKRGAKARTGKPKSHIDRVQELLSKSYLISNQDLDISFQIDRMGKTILELHRLSKSYGNKVLFEEVEHNFQVNERIGVIGPNGCGKTTLLKIIAGEEEPDIGAVKTGVNTHFAYYKQEDDSNEPEMTVYDYIAQFAEVIKTENGLKITATEMLNRFLFDAKMQQMKISSLSGGERKRLSLLKALLFGANFIIMDEPTNDLDIRTLEILEDYLDAFKGCLLVVSHDRFFLDRTVDYLFIFQNGKIRKFAGNYSDYLMVKRFEEEEAKDDKGPVIMRPKRIAKGLSYNEQREFMQIEKDIENIEKQLIELEDKLNDNAKVLTPDDYFHISDSMRIFEDKHQQLLERWLELSDKQSS, encoded by the coding sequence ATGAAAGAAGTTTTACTCACTTTAGATAATGTATCTTATCAATATGGAGATAAAACTATCCTGCAAGATGTATCCTTTGGTATTCACAGTTCTGAAAAGATTGGGATTGTCGGCATCAATGGAAGCGGTAAAACAACTCTCTTGAATATTATCAGCGGTTATATCAAACCCAGTACAGGGTCTGTTACTTTACGCAGAGAATTAAAAATCGGTTTTTTGGAACAAAATCCCACATTTATCCCAGAGCTTTCAGTTTTACAACATACTATGCCTTCCCAAGGAGAAATAAAAGATGAATATCATTATAAAGCCATATTAAACCGCTTAGGTATAACAGATTATACACAAAAAACAGGTATATTGTCTGGAGGGCAACGCAGAAAAGTAGATTTGGCAAGAGTATTATCTCTTGAACCGGATTTATTGATTTTAGACGAGCCAACTAATCATCTGGATTTGGATACAATAGAATTATTGCAAAATTATCTGGCTACTACTAATATAACAGTTATTTTTGTTACGCACGACCGATATTTCTTGGATGCTGTATCCACAAAAATCATAGAGATAGAAAAAACAAAACTTTTCTTCTATGAAGGTAATTATAGTAGTTATATCAGTGGAAAGATGTTACGCGCAACAGATAATCAACGCAAAGAAACGAGGCGAAATGCGCAGCTGAAAAAAGAGCTGGATTGGTTAAAACGCGGAGCCAAAGCTCGAACTGGAAAGCCAAAAAGTCATATCGACAGGGTTCAAGAACTATTGAGTAAAAGTTATCTAATATCCAATCAAGATTTAGATATCTCTTTTCAGATCGATCGGATGGGAAAAACAATTCTGGAATTGCATCGACTAAGTAAGTCCTACGGAAATAAAGTTCTTTTTGAGGAAGTAGAGCATAATTTCCAAGTTAACGAACGCATTGGTGTTATCGGACCCAATGGCTGCGGTAAAACAACTTTGTTGAAAATAATCGCTGGCGAAGAAGAGCCAGATATCGGTGCCGTTAAAACAGGTGTCAATACACATTTTGCCTATTATAAACAAGAAGATGACAGCAATGAACCTGAGATGACCGTTTATGATTATATTGCGCAATTTGCAGAAGTGATTAAAACTGAAAACGGGCTCAAAATTACTGCCACAGAAATGTTAAACCGATTTCTCTTTGATGCCAAAATGCAACAGATGAAAATTAGTTCTCTCTCCGGAGGTGAAAGAAAACGCCTTAGTTTATTGAAAGCATTATTATTCGGTGCCAATTTCATTATTATGGATGAGCCCACAAACGATTTGGACATCCGGACTCTGGAAATACTTGAAGATTATCTGGATGCTTTTAAGGGATGCTTATTAGTTGTTTCGCACGATCGCTTTTTTCTGGATAGAACCGTGGATTATCTTTTTATCTTTCAAAACGGAAAAATCCGTAAGTTTGCGGGAAACTATTCTGATTATTTAATGGTTAAGCGTTTTGAGGAAGAAGAAGCAAAAGATGATAAAGGACCTGTTATTATGCGCCCCAAACGCATTGCCAAAGGTCTATCATATAATGAGCAACGGGAATTTATGCAGATTGAAAAAGATATTGAGAACATTGAAAAACAGCTCATAGAATTGGAAGATAAACTGAATGATAATGCCAAAGTGCTTACTCCAGATGATTATTTCCATATAAGCGATTCAATGCGAATTTTTGAAGATAAACACCAACAACTGCTTGAGCGTTGGTTGGAACTTAGCGACAAACAAAGTAGCTAA
- a CDS encoding polysaccharide deacetylase family protein yields MRSPSFLILSLSLLLGSCNFFTPTERNTPIICLTFDDQRIGVYTYALPEMNIYGYRGTCYVNSFNMSTRYSMNLAQVQSLHNDYNWEIGGHSLKHEDLAELT; encoded by the coding sequence ATGAGAAGTCCTTCATTCTTGATCTTATCACTATCTTTACTGCTTGGCTCTTGTAACTTTTTTACTCCCACGGAACGAAATACTCCCATTATTTGTTTAACCTTTGACGATCAAAGAATTGGGGTTTATACTTATGCTTTACCTGAAATGAATATCTATGGTTATAGAGGAACCTGTTATGTGAATTCTTTTAATATGTCCACTCGCTATTCAATGAATTTAGCGCAGGTTCAATCTTTGCATAATGATTATAATTGGGAAATTGGAGGGCACTCTCTTAAACATGAGGATTTAGCAGAATTAACCTAG
- the coaBC gene encoding bifunctional phosphopantothenoylcysteine decarboxylase/phosphopantothenate--cysteine ligase CoaBC, translating to MQGKNILLCVSGGISAYKAIDLASRLGKQNFEVKCVLTENATQFVSPLNFSAITHNSVHTSLFTDEDPIPHITLATWADLIVVAPATANVLAKAANGIADDLLSTILVAYNKPVLFVPAMNVNMYHSVTVQENIQRLSSRGNYVLEPDKGLLACGTEGMGKYPPNEEILFAIKTYLNYNIDLKGIKVLITVGATMEKIDPMRFISNRSSGKMGISLARALALRGADVTLIYGNIQLAVPYYLKEAIYCESADIMFQEVLQRYADKDWIICCAAVADYKPKEPKANKLPKLSELSVELISTPDILSELGKLKKENQRLIGFAAQSDNIVKSAVEKYHRKNLDLICANDLRFAGRDDDELIVQGKIKNYPPSQEDPNINSIVMKGDKFSLAHNLINVIKEL from the coding sequence ATGCAAGGCAAGAACATCCTACTCTGTGTAAGTGGAGGTATTTCAGCTTACAAAGCGATAGATTTAGCAAGTCGTTTAGGTAAACAGAACTTTGAAGTGAAATGTGTTTTAACAGAAAACGCCACCCAATTCGTCTCTCCACTAAACTTTTCAGCAATTACGCATAATAGTGTTCACACTTCTTTATTTACGGATGAAGATCCAATACCTCATATCACACTTGCTACTTGGGCAGATTTGATAGTTGTGGCGCCTGCAACTGCTAATGTATTAGCGAAAGCGGCTAACGGAATTGCGGATGATTTGCTTTCAACTATTTTGGTAGCTTATAACAAACCAGTTCTTTTTGTTCCAGCGATGAATGTGAATATGTATCATTCAGTAACAGTTCAAGAAAACATCCAAAGATTAAGCAGTCGTGGCAATTATGTTTTAGAACCAGATAAAGGATTGCTTGCTTGTGGAACTGAAGGAATGGGAAAATATCCCCCTAACGAAGAAATATTGTTTGCCATTAAGACCTATCTGAATTATAATATTGATTTGAAAGGTATCAAAGTTTTGATTACGGTGGGAGCTACTATGGAAAAAATAGACCCTATGCGTTTCATCAGTAATCGTTCTTCTGGCAAGATGGGTATTTCTTTGGCTCGAGCTCTTGCTTTAAGGGGAGCTGATGTTACTTTAATATATGGCAATATTCAGCTTGCTGTTCCGTATTATCTAAAAGAAGCGATTTATTGTGAAAGTGCCGATATAATGTTTCAGGAGGTTTTACAACGCTATGCAGATAAAGATTGGATTATTTGTTGTGCGGCTGTTGCTGATTATAAGCCAAAAGAACCGAAAGCGAATAAACTGCCTAAACTAAGTGAATTATCTGTAGAACTTATTTCAACGCCAGATATCTTATCGGAACTGGGAAAATTGAAAAAAGAGAATCAGCGGCTTATCGGTTTTGCAGCTCAATCTGATAATATCGTTAAAAGTGCCGTGGAAAAATATCATCGGAAAAATCTTGATCTTATCTGTGCCAATGATCTTCGTTTTGCAGGTAGAGATGATGATGAATTGATTGTTCAGGGGAAAATAAAAAATTACCCTCCCTCGCAGGAAGACCCCAATATCAATTCTATTGTGATGAAAGGAGATAAATTTTCCTTGGCACATAACCTAATAAATGTCATTAAAGAGTTATGA
- a CDS encoding SDR family oxidoreductase — protein MRQILISGANSQVGSFLAKKYFAEGYKLVLLYHKRQERIVELLDKSNVYACSVDLSNPESVQKAIWEANLSLQQHSDTVIHCMAVRSSDALPLAETEPKQFVETLDTNIMAAYNILRFTLPSMQENKFGRVIMFGSDVTRKGLKNGSAYAASKAAIVNIVKSVALEMANSGILINAISPAPIETNLEEDYSGAYLKFRQRYFADYLASVPSGKLISKEEIKKVTDLLISKDLLNLNGEEIFITGGVK, from the coding sequence ATGAGACAAATTTTGATTAGCGGCGCCAACTCTCAAGTGGGCAGCTTTTTAGCCAAAAAATATTTTGCGGAAGGATATAAACTCGTTTTATTATATCATAAACGCCAAGAGCGGATAGTAGAATTATTGGACAAGAGCAATGTATATGCTTGTTCAGTGGATTTAAGCAATCCTGAATCAGTTCAAAAGGCAATTTGGGAAGCGAATTTATCCTTACAGCAACATTCAGATACTGTTATTCATTGTATGGCAGTTCGCAGTTCGGATGCTTTACCGCTTGCTGAAACAGAACCGAAGCAGTTTGTCGAAACATTGGATACTAATATTATGGCAGCATATAATATATTGCGTTTTACTTTGCCTTCAATGCAGGAAAATAAGTTTGGAAGAGTAATAATGTTTGGAAGTGATGTTACTCGTAAGGGATTAAAAAATGGAAGCGCTTATGCCGCATCTAAAGCAGCGATTGTAAACATTGTAAAAAGTGTGGCTTTAGAAATGGCTAATTCCGGTATTCTAATCAATGCAATTTCACCTGCTCCGATAGAAACCAATCTGGAAGAAGATTATAGTGGAGCATATCTGAAATTTCGCCAACGCTATTTTGCCGATTATTTGGCATCAGTCCCTTCCGGTAAACTAATATCCAAAGAGGAAATAAAGAAAGTGACAGATTTGCTTATCAGTAAAGACCTTTTAAATCTAAATGGGGAAGAGATTTTTATCACCGGAGGAGTTAAATGA
- a CDS encoding DUF3108 domain-containing protein: protein MRTKLVLFGLFLICLINLSAATVPFMDGEKLTFTIRYGIVNAGEASLQARSYVYQGSPVWHLSTTANTYPFFNKIYKVSDRVESWWDKNTLQPYKFSKNLQEGHYRQYRIHIYNHNALKSTYQRWSFKKSVFDNSEMSIPENTQDILSAFYLVRTNKLEVGKPIFVNITADGRNMPTKILVHRKEYQKTIFGNVECLVIEPKLQGDAIFKQSGRILIWLTNDEYKIPVRLESKITIGSFIATLTSAQQVPFKANQ, encoded by the coding sequence ATGAGAACTAAGCTTGTTTTATTCGGTCTCTTTCTGATATGTTTGATTAATTTATCAGCGGCAACCGTTCCTTTTATGGATGGAGAGAAATTAACCTTTACAATTAGATATGGAATTGTTAATGCTGGTGAAGCATCTTTGCAAGCTCGCAGTTATGTTTATCAAGGTTCTCCTGTTTGGCATCTATCCACAACGGCTAATACCTATCCCTTCTTCAATAAAATTTATAAAGTGAGTGATAGAGTTGAATCCTGGTGGGATAAAAACACTTTACAGCCATACAAATTCAGCAAAAATTTACAAGAAGGGCATTACAGGCAATATCGTATTCATATTTATAATCATAATGCTTTAAAATCCACCTATCAAAGATGGAGTTTCAAGAAAAGTGTTTTTGATAATAGCGAGATGAGTATTCCTGAAAACACGCAAGATATTCTAAGTGCATTTTATCTTGTCCGAACGAATAAACTGGAAGTTGGGAAGCCAATTTTTGTTAATATTACCGCAGATGGCAGAAATATGCCAACCAAAATATTGGTGCATCGTAAAGAATATCAAAAAACTATCTTTGGAAATGTTGAATGCCTCGTCATTGAACCAAAGTTACAAGGTGATGCGATATTTAAGCAAAGCGGCAGAATACTTATTTGGCTTACGAACGATGAATATAAAATTCCTGTTCGCTTGGAAAGTAAAATTACCATTGGCAGTTTTATAGCCACTTTAACCAGCGCCCAGCAGGTTCCTTTTAAGGCAAACCAATGA